The proteins below are encoded in one region of Telopea speciosissima isolate NSW1024214 ecotype Mountain lineage chromosome 10, Tspe_v1, whole genome shotgun sequence:
- the LOC122641919 gene encoding 15.4 kDa class V heat shock protein codes for MEFSNFQSSPWHFFFSAPLLFPSYFTQENYVHWTETPESHIYSADLPGVKKEEIRVEVEDSIYLIIRTQAVDGEAEPARSFMRKFKLPGMIDVNGISAGYEDGVLRVTVPRSFVNRRVRIDPANLPERYEVLAPAA; via the exons ATGGAGTTCTCAAACTTCCAATCGTCTCCCTGGCATTTCTTCTTCAGTGCTCCTCTCCTCTTTCCCTCATATTTCACGCAGGAAAATTACGTCCATTGGACCGAAACACCGGAGTCTCACATTTATTCGGCCGATCTTCCAg gtgtgaagaaggaagaaattagaGTGGAAGTGGAGGATTCAATATACCTAATAATCAGAACGCAGGCGGTGGACGGAGAGGCAGAGCCGGCGAGGAGCTTCATGAGAAAATTCAAGCTTCCTGGTATGATTGACGTTAATGGAATCTCCGCTGGCTACGAAGATGGGGTTTTGAGGGTTACCGTTCCCAGATCTTTCGTCAACAGGCGGGTCCGTATCGATCCTGCAAATCTGCCGGAGCGCTATGAAGTTCTTGCACCAGCGGCctaa